AGATTAGGAGGAGCATCAACAATCAAAAGTTGGTTAGGTTCTACAAGCTACTTGTTTTTTTGCATCTTCAAGATCCTCATCTGTTGCAACTTAATTTGATGTTACAAAAAACGTAAAATGAAATTTGACTTGCTATTCTACTGTAGACCGGCGACTCgggttttgaagaaaaagaagcttaAAATCAATGTCAATAGGCCAGTGGGATCTAGAGTTGTCTTCGATGATGAAGGCAATACCCTACCCCCACTTGCCAGGATAGCAGAGATGCTTAGTTCGGATGGTGCTCTTCTGCTTGACAAAGGTATGTACCCCTACTCAAATTGATGGGTgtttttaggtttttctttaGAGAACAATATTGTGTTGACGTTATTCTAAATTGAATCATGAATTTCTTGTGTTCAATGCATCTTGCCAATGGGAAGAATGTCTGCAGCTAGTGAATTGACTGAACgtgttattatttttattttttggtgatgGGTTGGTGCTCGTGTCATTCTGTTTTATATCTGCCCAGATACTTACTTCCTAACTCTATGAACAAATGAATATCAGGGATGGTATGTGTCTCTGTTTGCATTTCACGCAAATTTCTGTAATTATTTATTGCAGGCAAGAAAGACGAGTACTATAAGAGGATGAGAGAGGAGATGAAGCTAGTGGATAAAGAAGACAAGCTCCTTGAGCGACAGCGCCGCAGGGAAAGAAGACTCAAGCAAAAGATGAAACTGAAGGAAGGGAAAggtaaagatgatgatgatgagggtGAGAGTGAGCTTTCGGAGTCGGACGGTGAAGCTATGGAGAACAGGAAGCGAAAGAAGTCGAAAATATATTTTGACAGTGACGATGACGGTGGCACACAAAAAGAAACCAACGATAAGATCAATCAGAAGTCCGACGCTATATCTTTGGCAGAGCAAGAGGCATTGGCTCTTAAGCTGCTGAGTTCAATGCACTCATGAGTCATGATTTAACTTTATAATGATGAATCTAGTTGTGAGATTATTTTCTTCCGACTGGCTTTACCAAGTTTTGTCCGTGTTACTTAACTCTTGATCCGGCACATGTAATGCTTTGTTGAGGCAGAGACTGCATCAGGATGGTATTTTATGCGAGAGCATCGTACATATTTGGAGTTCCCACAAATATTTGTCGGGGCGTTAGTAGAAATTTGAAGAAGCATGTTGCAAGTCGACTCTTACCATATTGGTCATTTGTTGCTTCTTTATTAACAATTGCTGCGCCTTTAACAGTTTGTATGCAAGAAATGTCATAACTACAATACCaggaaattttaaatttggcCAGAATCCGCAGCTGTGAAGATTTGTGTAATGCTTCTGCTCCCACCCTGGGTTGTAGGCAGACCTGACTAACAAGAAGCTGCATAAATCTGAAAGATGGTTTTAAAACGTATTTGGTAGAAGAGGATGGTACAGGTTGCATCTAACAAGGCTGTCATGCACAATAGAGACCTGAGGACCCTAAACTCTTCCAGAAATATGTTTTGAATCCCACAGGGTACACTCACTCCCACATGATGCACTCAATTTTGCAACGTCTCAAAATACAAATTGACAAGATATCACCCTTTGCATTACCATATGACTACTCCTGTCTACACTCGATTTTGCAGCGTCTCAAAGTACATATTGACAAGGCGTCACCCTATTTTAGCTACATAACCATATGACATCGGCCATTGGCATAAGAACTTCATATCCCCGATACTAAGGAGCCATGAGAATCTTCCTCAAGGAGTGTTTCTTTTCAGCGAGGCAACCTGAACTCTTCAAAGAAGTTATCCACAGCTGGTCTGACCTCACCggctcatcatcatcattcctgTGCCAGCTCCATAATGCATGTGATGAATTCACAACCTTGAACTCACCGTGACCAAAGCTGGCTTCACGGAAGACAGACCACTCTGGCGGGGGTCCTTATATCTGTAATGATACACAGGAGCTATTTAACATTTCCCAATGCATCCAATGAAAATTGATCAACAGAATGTCCTATCGAATCCCTAATCAATAGCTTTTGTTAGAGTGAGGACATACCTATGAGCTAAACCTTCTCTGTTCCCCCCATCACCAATGGTAATGTGAACGGCACCGCAAGGATCGGGTTTTCCACCATTGACACGTTTCTGTTCAGTGATGACCACTTAAAATCATGCCTCATGCACATCAAATAGCAATGAGAGATGAAAAAGTATAGGTATAGGGTCATACGGATCGCTCATAAGCATGCACATGTCCTGCAAATACTATGTCCACCCCAGCTGCATAGAGCAATGGTTCCATGGCTTGCATCATCCCATCGCCTTCACCTTGGTGAGCATAGTTACTGTTGTACCAAGGTACATGGAACAATACGATCAGCCATGGAGTTCTACTGCGATCGACCTTTGAAAGATCAGCCTGTAAATGGAGAATAAGACATATATGTTAGCAGAAAATTCATAACCATTGGACAGAAATGAGTGCTAAATACCATCATAAGTCCTTTGCATCAATGTAAGAAAACAAAGAGCGACATCTGATAGCTGAAAATGAACACCTTTGCCTTTGACAACTAATGCAGAAGTTAATTCCCCATAACAAGTTGAAGATTGAAAATTGCTTCATTAGCAAAATAGTAGCTAACACTcgatttcaaatctatttactCTTAACAGAATTTAACCAAGGATATATAAATTACAAACTTAATTTTCCTATCTGTGAGACTTGTTACCTCAATTTTAGAATCCTAACTTTCACAGATAGCTAACAGCACAAACTTCCTCCTTTGTAATTAGTGCATTTAAGTGATTCACAACAGCATCCATATTATTgcaacaacttttgcatgacaAAAAATAGGGAAATGAATGATAACCTTCAACCAATTATATTGCTCTGAGTATTCATCATAGTCTGTGTATGAGCCAAGCATGATGAGATGGATGCCTGCCACCTCAAAAAGAGTAGTACAGATTCGAACTTGATCCGCTCTCCTCATATGGCATCTTCCACCTTGCATTATAGGACTGAAATCCATCTTTAATCAGTGGAATGTTCTCCATCTCGTGGTTTCCTTGTGTTACCATCCAAGGCCTTGCACTTGCAAGTGGCTGCACCAGCTCACCAAATGTGTCCCAGCGATGCTGTATGTAATCAGCATAGGACAGATCTCCGGGAAGGAGATGCACATCATACTTGCATTCATCAATGTGGTCTAGTGTTGATTTAGTCCAGCCAGTTTGGCCTAAATCTCCTGCCACAGCGAAAGCAACCGGAAATTCTGCAGGAGGAGTCTTGAGCTGGAACTCAGGACCTTCTCCTCCACATCTGTAGAAGTAAACAGTGTTGCTCTCCAATGGCCCGATCACCGTGTGGTGTATCTTTCCAGAGCTATAAAATAGATAACTATAAGAAGTGCTCTCTCCTTGAGCTGTAGAGTCATATCGACCAGGCGATGTTCCGTATTCCACGTATGAAGGGGAAGATTTACCATCAGTGACCCATGAAATGCGCATATGTCCATCTCCAGCTAAAGAAATGTGAACCTGCAGGAGGATTTTGATAATGTCACACGGCGTATCAATTTGAGATCTTGGTGAGGCAGCTGGAACTCATATCGGAACAATACTGAAAACACCAACTATTGATGCGAACTAAGTCAACacaacaagagaagaaagacaATCAAGCTTCTCTCGCTAAACAAACTCAATGGACACGTGAGCTGAGAAAAAGATGAGACCTGCTGTCCTATGGCAGATCACTAACAGATCATTCAACACCTTGGCCTCCATAAATTGGTGATACTGCTAAAGAACAACATAGTTTACGAGGACAGCGTAGGGCGAGGAAACTGACGGTAATCGTCACACCGATAAAGATAAAGATAGTAACTTCAGTAATCTCGGTTTGGTGCCATATGAAGTACagatttcctttttcccctttgtaCTATACATTAGTTCAGGTCCCTCTTCACGTGATTCGACACTCATCTCACAATCTTCACCACAGGATGAACCACGAAGCAATTCCAGCTTCAAGAACACAACAAAAAGCTCCAAGAAAGCGACAATTTCAGAAATTGCAGACCAGCGAGCCGAATTCAACCACCCGAAGTCACGCAAACTCGACAAATTCCATCcccgcaaaaagaaaaaaagaaaaagaaaaaaaagagagggctTTCGAAACGAAAGATAGCACAGAAAAAAGGAGGAGCGAGAATCGATAAGTCCTTCACCTGCTGGGGATAAGAGGAGGGCTTGCGGTCCCACGGGAAATCGAGGGTCTCGCGAGGCTGGGGCCGCACGTACTCGGCCGCGACGGCAGCCGAGAAGATGCAGAGAAACAGTACCAAAGTCGGGATCTTTCCTTCCATGTCCACTTCCCAAATGCTTCTCTGTTTGTCAGAGAATGTTGTTCATCTCCACACCCCCGGTTTCTCCGCAGCTGTTTGCTCTTTGCTTGCTCGCTCAGCCTGCGCAAATTATTCGGTTGGTAAAGTGGGGAAGTGAAGTGACGCGATGGGATCGCCCCTTCAGGCCTTGTTTCTGTGTTGGGCCTTCTTCTTGGATGGGGCCGCTTTCCTTTTCCTCACAGCAATCAGCAGCAGTGTTAGTGTTGCAGCTCTCCTTCTCTAATTTAGCTGTTCTTTTCTGTCTTGATATCCTAAAGGACATCATTGCTCCTCGTCTTGttctgttgttgttgttctttcCATGattcgaccttttttttttggttgtctaTATACTTTGGCTgtcttttctaattaaatgcttatgatttcaatttttttatcgggtctttctatttatttatatgtaaCTCGTAACGTTTAATCAAGTCCCTTCGACATAAAATCTAGTTGATATGTCCATTGAACGATGCTGATGTGTGATATGCATTATATATTAACTAAGTTAACACCCACCATAAATAGTGATTGGGTGGTAGGCTGGCAcgtatcaaaagaaaaaaaattgatccattctcaatttttaaggatttgatAAGACATTTTGTATTCTGAAAAGTACTTGAATTAAAAGTATCATGGACTTGATGAGAAAGGCACCGCAAGTACACAAAATGTGAAGGGTCTCTCCTCTTTATGCATGCTTTCTTATTCTAAAATATACCAATTGCCGAGACCCAAGATCTGATTGACTCATTAAATCCTCGTCTTAGGTGCGATTATTGCTTATGCAATTCCTTTTCATGGTAGTGTTTGCAACGTTGCACTACAGTCATACATAACATTGACCAATACCATGATGCAATGATGTTTCATTGACGAGCGTCCATCATTTGCCAATGCATCTAAACAATACGAATTTGTACGATGCAATCCAGCTTGATTTAAGTGCACAATGTGCACCCTGCCTCAGGTAGACTTCTAACATTTCCATAGATGCTTGTCGGCTCCAAGTCCGACATCAGATGGAGCAATTGTTGAGATGCAACAGCTTCAACCAGGATCCTCCCTGCAACTTTCTCATCCACCTTCCATCCCACCACAATCAAGTTCATCACTTCGAATTCAGCCGCCTCCTCAAGTTCATCAATGCCGAGCGggttatgagaaggaaatggaaGTTGAGAACCATGAAGTGCTTGTATTCTTCAAGCACCACAAGTATTAAGTCACAGCCTCGTCCAAACACTCGGCTGATTCCCAATATGTTGATAGCGCAATACGTGGCGCATGTTTACTTTGTGATACTTAGACAAGTTTTCCCGATTGTTGGAATAGCAGTCCATTCCATCCACTGAAAAAGCTATGCAACTCAACAAGGTCCAAATCCAACCAAAACATGAGACAAAGGCCGCACCTGGTGTAAAGAACCGGACACTAGGATAAAACTAGAGTTATGCAGAGAAGAGACAAATTTTCATCACCAGGTGCATCCCAATTGCGTGGGAACTACCGTTCCGCCTTTTGCCGGAAATAAGACTTCTTCGCTCATCAGTACTTGGAGTtacctttcctttcctttctggGTTCAAAAGTCATCAAGACTCccatagaaataatttttcactgcattttccaagaaacccACCTCCAATTCCATATTAGTttctccaccttcttcttctttgccctCTCTTTTGTTTAGTTGTAGGGGTTTGTTCGACGAAACTGTTTGATCATCCCcgtagatgatgatgatgaacttcTTGAGTGAAATTCAGAAACTGATCCTGTTCTTCCTTTCAATCTTTCTGGTCTTCAAATTCCGACAACCGTGGTCCATTTCTCATTCTAGGAGTTTTATTGTATTTTACGCTGACACATTAACAATTGGTTCTCAGTTTTGCTCCCTCCCGTTAAATTTGTGATAGTGACCGAAACAGAGTAACAAACATCCGGGCTCAACTCCGccgtcacaaccaaacaagagGTCACATCCATTTTTTTCTCCGTTAGGTCAGTCTTATACTAATTGTCTATGTCTATGTAAACGGCAGCTTTGAATAAAGCACCTGGCACACGAAACAAATCGGCAAAATATTTAATAGGACCCGTGTCAAAGTTGATGCGTTTTCTACATAGTAATCGTCATCGCCCGTTCCAGAAGGAATCTACCACCTAAAGTGCTAGTTCAGAAACAGACAAAAATAGAGAGCCATAACTCTTGCTTTCCCCtcatcacacacacacacacatgcccACACCCACAACAATGAACATTTCGATCacccttcttctctttcttctaccagttctctttttattaagctggagaagaagaggttCATCAAGAAAGCTACCTCCAGGTTCTTTGGGAATTCCCATTATAGGCCAAAGCCTTGACCTGCTGCGAGCCATGAGGACAAACACGGGAGAAGAATGGCTCCAAGAAAGAGTGAGGAAGTATGGACCAATCTCGAAGCTCTCTCTCTTCGGCAAACCGACCGTGTTCATTCATGGGCAAGCAGCGAACAAGCTTGTATTCTCTGGAGACAGCAGCAAGATAGCCAACAAACAAACAGCATCCCTCCGCGCTATTCTAGGAGACCGCAATCTGCTGGAACTCAGTGGCCAAGATCACAAACGCGTGAGAGACTCTCTGGTGTTGTTCTTGCGACCAGAATCTCTGAAGCAGTACGTGGCGAAAATGGATGAAGAAGTCAGAAAGCATATCGAGTTGCACTGGCGGGGCAAGGAAAAAGTTGCGGTATGTCGATATGCTATAAGACTCCCACTGTTGCTTTGATCGGTTTGAGATAAATTcaatacttttcaattttaagaaacATATGTAGTATGCACTCACTCTCATATAACTGGTGTTCACAATTGTATGGACTCTACATGTATTGACTATGAGAATGAATGCATAGACTAGGAGGGGGCATAATCTGTTTGATAAACAAAAGCAGAGTAAATAATACTAATGTTTTGATTTTCCTATAGGCATTGCCCCTGATGAAAAACCTTACATTCAACATCATATGCTCTCTTCTCTTTGGTATGGAGGAAagagctgaaaaagaaaaattcttgcaaaattttcaagaaatgataGAGGGAATGTGGTCGATACCAATAAAGCTGCCGTTCACTCGCTACAGTAGGAGCCTCCGTGCAAGCTCCAGGGTCCAAGATCTGTTGAAGGAACTTGTACAAGAGAAGAAAGTGAAACTAGAGCAGCGTACTGCCACTCCTCAACAagacttgatcacatgcctgtTAAGTAAGCGCGATGAAGAAAATAAACGAGTTGTGACTGACAAGGAAATTTTGCACAATATCATGCTAGTCATGGTTGCAGGACATGATACCTCATCCGTTCTTATGACTTTTATGCTGCGTCTTCTATCTAAGAATCCTGCTGTTTATAAAGCAGTTCTTCAAGGTACACATCCTCTATTGCATCTTTTTAGATTTGCCGAATCTGCATGGAGATTCCTGCAGCccaaaaaggaaggaaaataaaagtaaatgaagaagaatttgTTAATAATAATGAATTGATTTTGCTAATGGAAAATGGATGACTTGCCAAATGTAAGATAAATCAATACACAAATAATTCAGAGTTCTGAAAGTCAGATATCAACTTTAATAACAAAGCTCAGAAGCATGATCTTTCCCCCTTATTGCAAGTCATAAGCCTCCTTTGCTTTTGCTGAACAAGAGGAGATAGCAGAAAGCAAGACTTCAGGAGAACCTTTAACTTGGGAAGACCTTGCCATGATGAAGTACACATGGAGAGTAGCAATGGAAACTCTGAGGATGGTTCCACCTGTTTTTGCTGGCTTCAGGGTAGCCTTAAAGGATATTGACTATGGTGGATACCTCATTCCAAAAGGCTGGCAAGTAAGGAAGCTGATAACGTTTCCTATCTCTACAAATGTTTGCATTATCTGCTATTTATTCTCTATCTGTGAAACCAGTTGATTATTATACTTTTGGAACTTAATGTGTGATTAGATCTTCTGGGCATCAAGCATGACACACATGGATGAGAACATATTCCCGGAGCCATCAAAGTTTGATCCTGCTAGATTTGAAAACCAGACGTCAGTACCACCCTACACCTTTGTTGCTTTCGGAGGAGGGCCTCGCATATGCCCAGGACATGAATTTGCAAGGATCGAAACCCTTGTTGCCATCCATTATCTGGTCACTCAGTACTCTTGGGAGTTATGTTCAGATGATCATTACATTAGGGACCCTGTGCCAATACCTACTCAAGGACTACTGCTCCGGATTGtgccaaagaaagagaaatgatcTTTCCTTGACTATCCAGGACTTCCACTATGCCAGCTTTTCAGGACTTAGCTACATCAAACATCCTGATTGGTGGATAAAAGTTGAAGCACCATTAACCCAATAAAGAAGCCAGTGCGAGAAACTCTTCTGGACAACATAACCAAGCGCATTTTGCCAATGGTGTATGTTTTCATTTCGACATTTAGCTCGACTACCCAGTCTCCATGCAATCTCTCTTATCTTAGCCCCTCCAGAAACTATCGATGCTTTCTATGTTAATCAAACCAAATGCCGTTTGAACAAAAAGGGCCTGAATTTTTCTTCTGCTCTTCCAATTTCTTTGGGTTGGTTTGAATCtgattcaatttttgtttttttttccttctttcttgctttttacctaacaaaatattaaaaaaaaaaattgataacagAGCATCAACTTATGAAAAGGagattcattttattaattgaaacacatttgaggaacaaaaaaggaacaaaatcgtgttccttttctatttcttgctccCTTCGAACACCGCCTCTTCTCCTGCGAGCCTCGTCTCCAAACAGGCGCCGATCGTCCGGCTTCGGAAGCCGGTCTCCCGCCTCGGCTCAGCTTTGTTGACTCGCCGCTCCTAgtcgtcgtcgccgtcaccgtcgtcgCTTCAAGGAGAACGAAGCACCCCACCTTCGACGCTCGAGATTCGCCATCAAAGCCTTCTCAGAAATCCTCAAGCTCCTCTCGCTAGCTCGGCCATGTTCGGTGCTCGCGACGCCTTCGCCGCGTGATCTTCAGCTGCAACGGCGGTTTCCCCCGCCGGCTCCGGAGAGACGATGGTGAGCAAGTTCCTCTGCGACTTCCGgtggttcctcctcctcgccgcggCGGTGGCGTTGATCCACATCCAGGTGATTCCTTGGTCCCGATTCTCACGCTATCTGGAATTTTTGCGGTTTTGTGTGACcgatccaaacgcaccctaattaACTGAGCTAAATAATAAAGAGTATTTTGAGAAATGGCAATTTCTATCTGAATTCTGACATGTCAACACATTGAACTTTGATGTAGTTACATATATCTGTGCATCACATGGGTCATACTGTAGTATTAGATTGAATTACAGCATAAGCTTAAGCAGATACTTTGATACTCAACACAACGTGCCTGCTGGTAGTCAAtattcataaagaaaaaagagaatcaCAGTACAGAAAATCAGCGCATCTTTGGCAAATTCAACTTAAGAGACATAATTAAGAGGGGAAGGACCTAGTTTGAAAACTTGAGAAGTGCAAAAGATGAGACAGCAGAGACTTCAGTGAATGCAAATTCAACAGGCACAAATAATCAATGCAATCATGCGATATGAACTTGAACAGAAAATTGCCCAAGAGCTCATTATGGCAGGGCAAGCTGGAAGAGGCTTACCCTGAAGTGGATTTACCCAATCTTTCATGTTTACATCGTCTCTGATCATCGACCATTGACTCGAAAACATCTAACAGCTGATCCAGCCCCTCTGGACCGCCCCCAATTGCCTTCATCGTGTAAATGACACTCTCAAGAGTGGACAAACATCCAGCCTTAGGCTGACTTCTAACTTCTTCGTACAAACTCATCACCTCCAAATCCAACTTCAGATGAGGCAACAACTTCAACCAAGGATTCTCGCTATACATTCTCTTTGCCTTCATCCACGTGCCATCCAGCACAATCAAGTTCCTGACTTCAAATTCAGCTGCCTTGAGTTCGTCAATGCTGAGTGCATTCTCGGTCGGGAACAGAAGCACTGACCCTCGCGGCACCTCGAGCACAAATTCCTCATATTCTTCAGGCTCCAAGCTCAGATTTGATACAAGGTTTTGCGATTTCTAACCACAAATCCATTCGACAGAACATCACGAGCTGACTGGCAATCTAATATGGCATCGAAATCAGCTCCTTGGTGACCGATTCTAGACATCCAAACATGGTCTGTCGATTCGATAGTCCCCTTCTTGCCCATTCGAAAACTGATAACAGGTTTGCTAGTACCTCTAGACACGACTCCACAAGCGCGCGAGTTCTGCAGTGCCTGGGAATCCTCCGAAACTTCCACACCGTTCGAGGCAATCGAACCGCAGTTCCTATCATCCCCAGGACAATGAGCTCCATTCGATTCGACGACCGAACTAGGGTTTCCCACCGCCACTCCAGATTGCTCCCCATTTTGGACACCCAAATCCGCGCCGACCAATCCGTGGGCGCCGATTTCGGCGTACGGTTCGAGCGGCGAGATCGAGAACTCGGCGCCGAAGTTGACGTCGGaaacggcggcgacggcgacgttCTTGAGCCCAAGCCTCAAGATTCGAGTGGAATTGAGGGGGTGCTTTCGCTCCAGGCTGTGCTGGAGAACGGTGATGCGGACGGGGTGATCGAGACCCGGAGAATGGATCCGAGCGCAGAGGCACGTGCGCGCAGGCTTGGAGCAGGACGGACAGACGGGCCGCTTCGGATTGGTGGAGCGAGCCGTCTCCGCCATCTTCGCGGAGCCGCGGCGGACGGAGGCGGAGATCCGGCCGGGGAAAGTagggagcttgaggaggaggagggtggtCGGGGACGCGTATTGAAATGGGCTCGCATTCGGGTTCGCGAATCGGATTCGGGTTGCGAAATGGACCCGCATTTTTCCAGAAATGCCTAAGATTAGAAAACTTTTATTCATGAGATATTGGGACAAAAAATGGGTGTGGAAAAGTTCACGCTTTCGATCGGAGAAGGTAGTATTTTAATTATTGGACCAAAGTGTTCCCACCAATTGGGAATTAGTAGGGTAATCATTCTGCGGGGAAATTTGATTTAAAGTAGAAAAGCTGGGTGTAAAGGTTATTGTTGGCAATAAAAAAAGTATTCCACCACAATTGTCGGTAAGAGTAATAATACCAATGAGTAAAGGTAGGGAGATGTGATAATCCATTGATTAACCTAGCTTGGAATCTTATAGGGGTGTGAGGGGAAGGCTTCCTGCCATTTAGCCGGAGGATTGACTTGGGGTACCGTTGTTGTGAAATGAGTGATTTTGTTGAGGTTATTAGGTGCCGAAAAGTGTTTAAATCCAATTGATTTGGTTTCGGATAGAATATGTTTGTAATAAAGTAATggtttttccaaaattatgtgATTAGTAATgctaattttttggaaaagtaTTTCTTGCCAAAAACTTTATTATTTTCACGGTAAAGTCTTTCTTCTACTGTCATTATGGTTTGGTATTAGCTTTTCATAATAAACTGTGATTTTCGCCAGAGGTCTAATGATCACCTCAATGGAGAATCGTTGACGTTGAAAGAATGGTCACCTGGACGTTCACTTTCTCGTTCAGTACGCGAGTCACCATGTCCAACCTGGACGCTCAACAGTCAACCAGGAAGAAAGCGACGTTCACCACCTTGAAGAAACACAAAGAAAGGTATGCAGCGTTCCTTTCGCTAGGTTCATAATAAACTTCAATGGAGAATCGTCGAC
The window above is part of the Eucalyptus grandis isolate ANBG69807.140 chromosome 6, ASM1654582v1, whole genome shotgun sequence genome. Proteins encoded here:
- the LOC104448248 gene encoding LOW QUALITY PROTEIN: purple acid phosphatase 18 (The sequence of the model RefSeq protein was modified relative to this genomic sequence to represent the inferred CDS: deleted 1 base in 1 codon; substituted 1 base at 1 genomic stop codon), with the translated sequence MEGKIPTLVLFLCIFSAAVAAEYVRPQPRETLDFPWDRKPSSYPQQVHISLAGDGHMRISWVTDGKSSPSYVEYGTSPGRYDSTAQGESTSYSYLFYSSGKIHHTVIGPLESNTVYFYRCGGEGPEFQLKTPPAEFPVAFAVAGDLGQTGWTKSTLDHIDECKYDVHLLPGDLSYADYIQHRWDTFGELVQPLASARPWMVTQGNHEMENIPLIKDGFQSYNARWKMPYEESGSSSNLYYSFEVAGIHLIMLGSYTDYDEYSEQYNWLKADLSKVDRSRTPWLIVLFHVPWYNSNYAHQGEGDGMMQAMEPLLYAAGVDIVFAGHVHAYERSKRVNGGKPDPCGAVHITIGDGGNREGLAHRYIXGPPPEWSVFREASFGHGEFKVVNSSHALWSWHRNDDDEPVRSDQLWITSLKSSGCLAEKKHSLRKILMAP
- the LOC104451346 gene encoding cytochrome P450 716B1, with protein sequence MPTPTTMNISITLLLFLLPVLFLLSWRRRGSSRKLPPGSLGIPIIGQSLDLLRAMRTNTGEEWLQERVRKYGPISKLSLFGKPTVFIHGQAANKLVFSGDSSKIANKQTASLRAILGDRNLLELSGQDHKRVRDSLVLFLRPESLKQYVAKMDEEVRKHIELHWRGKEKVAALPLMKNLTFNIICSLLFGMEERAEKEKFLQNFQEMIEGMWSIPIKLPFTRYSRSLRASSRVQDLLKELVQEKKVKLEQRTATPQQDLITCLLSKRDEENKRVVTDKEILHNIMLVMVAGHDTSSVLMTFMLRLLSKNPAVYKAVLQASFAFAEQEEIAESKTSGEPLTWEDLAMMKYTWRVAMETLRMVPPVFAGFRVALKDIDYGGYLIPKGWQIFWASSMTHMDENIFPEPSKFDPARFENQTSVPPYTFVAFGGGPRICPGHEFARIETLVAIHYLVTQYSWELCSDDHYIRDPVPIPTQGLLLRIVPKKEK
- the LOC120294295 gene encoding uncharacterized protein LOC120294295 → MRVHFATRIRFANPNASPFQYASPTTLLLLKLPTFPGRISASVRRGSAKMAETARSTNPKRPVCPSCSKPARTCLCARIHSPGLDHPVRITVLQHSLERKHPLNSTRILRLGLKNVAVAAVSDVNFGAEFSISPLEPYAEIGAHGLVGADLGVQNGEQSGVAVGNPSSVVESNGAHCPGDDRNCGSIASNGVEVSEDSQALQNSRACGVVSRGTSKPVISFRMGKKGTIESTDHKSQNLVSNLSLEPEEYEEFVLEVPRGSVLLFPTENALSIDELKAAEFEVRNLIVLDGTWMKAKRMYSENPWLKLLPHLKLDLEVMSLYEEVRSQPKAGCLSTLESVIYTMKAIGGGPEGLDQLLDVFESMVDDQRRCKHERLGKSTSG